GCATCTTGAAAGTCTTTAGTCTTCGCTAAAAGGAAAAAGCCTACGTTGGTACATAATGTTTTGGAAAGCATGCCAATATATCTATTCTCTTTATTTGTAGCTCTAGACATAATAACCTTTTGCCTAAAGAACCTCAATGCAAGTTAAGTTCTAATTAAAAAACATATTTTTTCGTATTTGAGGAAATAATTCAAACTTAGTAGCATTGAGAATTACGTAGGTTGCAAGAAAATTCATTGCTTACATCTAAAGAAACATAGTCTACCGATTACTATGTATTGTAAAAATAATGCAACACAATATCATAACCCGATATGCTTTGTGTATCTTGTTGTAAAGGTTTTCCTCAAACACCGAAGGTTCATTGAGAACAAATGTGAGTTAAAATATTCACCTATGGACTCGTAAAGCACCAGCAAAACTATTGTTTTGATAGTTTTGCAACATATATCTTGATTCGATATGCTGTATAATCTTTTTATTCTAAAGGTCATTCTATTTTATTATAAGGTCATTTCAAGAATTATTGCTCAAATAAAATATGATAGAACTTCAATCTCGATTGCATATAACGCTTATCTGTTGAAATCCATGTTTGAATATCCTCAGGATTCATCTAAGACTAGTTTTCATATTGATATTCTTGTGAAATATATTGATTATGTATCTCTATAAGTTTAGAAAAGTAAAACCTGATCTTTTACTTAGATCCATCTAAGTCTGAGGAAAAAAATCTACCACCTTAATTTTTAATCTAATAAAATATCAATAGGCTCCATGTTGGGGGCAAGGTAGCGCTAGTTTTCTCGAAAAACTATGGAATAACTCTTAGGCATGTAAAGGACGTTAGTTAAGGGGAATCAAGTGCCTAAGTTATTGCAATGGATAAGAGACATAGGGGCACAACTATAGCAGGATAACTTATAAGGTTTTATATTGTCTCAACTGAATTCCAGTCTTGAATCTGATATTGTCTAGTGGCAGTTTATTTTAAAACTAGAAAATGGAGTAGCACTTGGAAGCAGTCTTCAGTATGCACTAAGGGCACTTAGAAGCAGTCTTCAGTATGCACTGGTTTAAAATGGGCATGAAATTCTTTGAAAGATGACATAGGTGGTGTGTTGGAAATAGGTCTAAAATTTCAGTATGTTATGATACGTGGTTTGGTGATTCTCCTATAATCAATGATGTTGGTTTCACAGACTTCATTAagaataacataaacatgaaagtAGCAGATTTGTTAAATGGAAAATTATGGACTATTCCTGAAGAATTACAACATTATTTGACTGCTGCAAGATTGCCTGAAGTTAGTGGAGGCTCAGATTTGTTGGTGTGGAGCAGTGACATAAGAGGTAAATTCTCAACTTCTGTAGCTGTTGAAAAATTAAGATTGAGAGAACCATGGATACATTGGCCTACTTTCATATGGAAACATTTCCTGCATCCAGGTATTGCCAGTAATATTTGgaagttacaacaaaaaaattatgttgatgatatggttACGAGGAATCAAGGATATGAACTGGCATCTAAATGTTGTATTTGTGGTGAGGATCAGAACAATATGGATCATACACTATTGCATTGCAAGTTCACCCTAAAAATATGGTCTTGGATGGGTTCTGTTTTTGAATTTAGAAATCCAAAATCCTTTGATGATGGATGTAAAGCTGGTCAACATAAAAGTCCtttgataaaagaaatttggATGACTGCAGCCTGTGCAACAATGAAGGAACTATGGTTTCAAAAAGAATAGGAATTGTTTTGATGAAATTGCTTCTCACAGCAATGATAACTTTCAAAGAAGAATGAAAGTGGTTATAGAATGAAAGGTACTAGATGGGGGAAAAACCATGATCAACAGGGAATCAATTTTTTTAGACTGGGTGTCAGAAAAATAAAGTGTAGTTGCACTAGGGAATGCTATTGGACAACTCCAGAATTTTCTTACCTTTTATTTTGTTGTGATGGATCATCATCTAGTAATCTTAAGAATGTTGGCTTTGGAATTGCAGTAAGAGACCATATTTATCAGGTGGTTTGTACAATGTCAGGTGGGATTGGCATTGCTACCGACTATATGGATGATGAAAAAGGggaggggggtctaacaaccacacccattatttcgttcggcaatctgtatggactaactccaatataattccaagagaatcaaatagacagtcagactcaatcaaggaaatatatccaatagttatatctctgtttctcaatgtaatcagaaaatcaaacataTAGGAATCCGTgagtgtaaggaccctcaagatcgtcaatgctattagaccagtcaagacatGATTTAGCCGTCAATGAATCGATTAGACATTAATTAATAGaatttaatctaacaacgatctagatacggaactagtatcactagatagatctcaaAATGTTAGGCGTAATAGACCGCCCGCACGCATCATTCGAATACcatacgaagaagatatcatcagattttgTATTAAACCGACCTGGCTTCCCTTATCTAACCTACTGGGTGCCTCAACATTTTTTTGGCCTTATCATCACCATAACGTGTCGAgagaaactcattttctcttattctttctctttcttcttcttatttcttccttcttctgttcttcgccTCTGGCGATTTTGAAAGTTTCGAGAGATGAAATTAAATTATGAAATCGTGAGGGTTGAGCAAAGATCACGTAATATTTGAGGATGTCGATGTTGAATCGATTATGGTACTCGGAATCACAGAGAAAGGTAATTCGAAGATTGAATTTagagtttctattttgattgatctCGTTTGTGAAATTGAGTTTATTTTGGTGTTTGTTTCttgggtttgttgttaattagAGTAAAGAGGGTTGTAtaaggtttaattttagtttttctaGGAAATCAGTTCTCAGGTTAGGGTTTCAACGAATTGAGGATGAagattagggtttctgatttAGGTATTTCGGATGAGAATGACGAACTAACAAGTGGTGATTGAAGTTGGgttattgatttagggttttacaatgaagaaatagaaatcagggtttgagttcataattgaGGAATCAATTGAACAGTTTTGGAAGTATGATGAATTGGTAAATTAGGGCTGATGTTGGTGATTCTAAATAGAATTCGATGACCAGAGGATGATAAGGATGGGTGCTGTTGAGACTAGATAAAATATTGTATTACAGAGCACTGTTGGTGAAGAAATTGAAGTAGCAATGACAATGATGTAGAAGATGTTGACTCATAAATATGAGGCTGAAGTGATAAAGAAGTTAATGCAGGTGGATTGTGTTGGGTTGGTACAAGTATGGTCTGGTGATAGTGACAGATAGATGTATACGTAGGATTGTTGGTTTCTTTGAGTTGCAGTGGAAGTTATCGAACGACAAGGAACTCAACTGGGTTGGTGGTGGTGTAATTGTTTTCTCTAGTGAAGCTAATGATAATGGAATTGAAGTACAGAGATGTTGATATTTCAGTGGTGGACATGAAAGAATGAACTGATGTTGTTAGTTATTCAAGCTGATAACTGTGTTGTGTTTGTTCATGGCTGGTTTATATGGATGTCAGTAAAATTGTGATGCTAAGATAGTATGAAGGAAGGTTTGATAGAATGTGAAGAAGTTAAGATGGTGttgaaatacaaagaataaaaCTAAGAGGATTTTGATATGGAGAGTGTTGTTGTTAAGGAAGtggtgtgttggttttgtcttaaTTGTAGATTGCATGGAAGAGTTAACTCAAGTAACTGCAGTTAAAGTAGTGTTTAATTGTTGAGGCTAAGATGGCACGGTTGATAGAGTTCAAGAGATATGAATGAGGTGTTATCTGGAGATGGTGATGTAGCTTATAGATTGTATAGAATGGATAGTTTGTgtttgaatcaaatagatagaattAGGTTGTTAAAGGAGTAGAAGTTTTTTTGAGTTTTGACTTGTTGTGTTGCATATTTTTAGTCTTGGCAGGTTACGTATCGCACCATGATGGTGCAGTTGGGTCTTTGGCCTTTGCAATGGCCTTGGCCAGTTGCTTTCAGCCTTGGATGGATTTTATTCAGCCTAGATGACTTAACCCTTTGTTTGTTTCagtcaatctgactgagtcgagttaaTCCTATTAAACTGAGTTGAATCGTTTCGATTCAGAACTGGTTCGGTGAGCCAAAACCAGACTTGACCCATTGACCGTTGACTTGACCTTTGACGTGGGCTTAGACATTGATTGTTGATTTGACCTGTGACTGTCGTTTTGACCGTTAGTGACCATTTGTTGACTCAGTTGCACTGGACCTTAAGCTAGTGAGCTTGTTTAGTGGACTTCGGCTTAGGCacagttttcctattttgatgaaTTGGACTATATATGTTCCaaattgacctttggttccttctacaaggttgtagataatcataagacatatctaatgCACTATAGAACCAATCGAATTGAATTAGTAAATCTTTAGAGGTGTTAAAGTTAGATAATGAAAAGgagtagaaccataaatgggtttagaaccgatagatagttcacttaacctataactagagaattgtatgagattatgatatgagccttgtatgagccttttggctaatattTAGAGTGCTTAtatgattaacagttactctTTTTTAACAATGGTCGATTCaatgatgaaccagtggattatggatcgcaaggtatgcgaggcttgtcatcaaaagaggtgggaactctgtaacctttttgtaatcattaagctttctttGATATGCGAGTAGGATGTGTTATTCATGTATTCTGTATGTAAAAATGTTTgcaatgaatgtaaatgtgtGTGTGATTTCCCCGCAAGGAGTTCCTGTTGATCGctatcgtaggcgtcaaaaataattacactttcttactactcaaaatatattatgaagcaaggacaagaaatgatcgttcccacagagaggtcttaggttgccaatatgtttcggtttcttatgtaaagccagggggattttctgatttttatatactaaaataaaataatagcaaaacaaataaataaagcaacatcaataagattataatattggtcaaggattggttttcattcacaaacatgtatttgaaacaataactagaattgatatttaatctcaatttattaaaagtcctaggataccttgatcgcaaaatatcccgctaatttcctcttgtcatcaacaaacacattaaaagatgcgaatgtgaattatacctagaaagcaacctaaagtgtaaaagcacaattaagtttaactccctaagagcactaagttctatgaaataatactaatcaatgcaaacgaatgtgtaaaagcactaatccgttttaacaaaggttatgatccacttgtgactactaggatgtatcactacaagcaatgtcacaattatgctacttgcaatcaagaattatcacttttgcgtataataaccctaatctagcaatagagatgaaaactaattcaatcgattcgcgactcgactaaacatgcattcaaatcatataacaatattaaaagtgaatcataagcaacaaaatatggagacaaaactaattcattgcataaatatcatggttaaaactccaacttattccttaaccaaaagagaattatctaaacatgtgagtggagttcataacaagaaggaaaagaaaacctatcatgtttctcaaaaccctaaaacaaaagtaGAAGTAAAGATTTAGAATATGATACCCTTATAAACTTTCTCTCCTTACCTGATTTCTCAATTAGGTCGCACAATCTTCTGCCAAAATCCCGCTCCTAAAACACCCATCAACCAAGCCCAGGTCCAAGTCCATCTAACCAGATCACCTGTCTCACTGGATTGAGTCAACTCAGTTCAACTATCAGTCCCATGGAACTGACAGTGTACTCCTTTGTTGAAGCATTCTAACCTTCACTGACACCACAtgaagtggatggtgctaactgcgaacaagattacaagtggaaTGTAAGTTatcaattcgatgtcaccatcatgattgataaaatagcactcaagagatctaAATAGTGCTTTTATtcgtgggaggttgggtagctcaccattctacccggagtttatgtacggtgacacacactctaaaagcacatatttagacacgtacaaagaaatgaaggtcggtgcctctcatgatgtaacatgggtagtctccactataggggaccacaactctaatactgaattcagtctgcaccttattttccactggcatggttaaatccaactttaactctcatataagtaagaaacccgatcacgttctctgtcatctctaagttcagtcactcttatgagaatctcgatgtaatcttagcaacatgtatactatgtgactctaaactaattacaagttggattttttttttattcactattttacacaaaagttgaaaatttcatgaaaaatttacaatgcaaatgcttaaccactcccccacacttaaactttacattttcctcaatgtaaattgaatcgtccatagaaagtcaaggtgggaaatcttataatgatatgcgacaagaaaaagtaaatacaagacaagaaccaaaaataaaaataagacaagacaagaaatactcatcgtatgggttgcctcccatgcagcgcttggtttaaagtcgtcagcccgacttgcaagacgaattcctcatacaccaataatctgaaaagttggggatccacctatagaacctgttttgcaaatagtaaattcacacaaacattagtacAATAAATCAAAAGTGAAGCTATAGCCCCATataagtttcccccacacttagtcttttctacacttggaactgtataaagaacataaaaatcaggaacttctatggtttcttctttgcaaacattcatagtatgagaatcaaatgtttctaatggcggatatcgagaaacaaagtcattcaacaatattctcgaagcacatacattcaaaccaataagaggtaaaggagaagaaacaatatgcaaagggttagacaaaccttgcacaatctcttgtatcacataatcctcttcatccttgaaaaactcaagtgaattactcacctcttatatatcatggtcctctatcaaaccgtgcaaccattcttcgtccgtttctgccttaaccaaagtctcgacataaacatcatcattacaattctttgcaagctcaattgggtcctccacaatattggtcaaatcggtcacattctcaacacactcgtcatcattaggctcaaaccttgttgcaaggaagttctgtaaaacactagtatcatcatactcatgtaccttttgaataggtgtttgataattataaagatcaagagttgagtcaactacactaatgttatcaaatatctccaaaggttggtccttttcaacacagtcatcttcattttcagactcaccataataagaatcgtcgtcagtttcccaacctttatcacgacACCGTTTAAGCTCCatgtgaatggtcctactaatttcatcgagaatctcttccgaggctccatcatcttccaacttgtataatttttgtGCAAGTTTCTTGACACTCACACGCTTACATCtgttggctacaataggttctctttcccatgactctttactttgaatgggtgaatgatcataactaagATCCGGAGTCGAGTAAGAaaaattgttacagaaattggtttgtgcaacGTTCTCTCTGTtacggtcaagttggtctagtctttGTTGCATGTCTTGTAATCCATTCaaaatctgcatacaactcgaataaagacaattagaagtagaattatcccaccttggtgcttgacttacatacccactacaaggtcgttgttggtatgtatgaaaatcactaTAAGGTTCTCTAGGATAtgcatcatagccaataaattggttttgattgtatcccatagatggtgggtaattttcatagtgttgaggttgtttaaaaccgtatccattgttccaatatgctccgtccatagaaattggtacctgaaacaagaggtctcaaaactatgtcaaaaaccagaaataagaaaaaataaaaacaaaactaaaaataagaaaccaaaaacaagtgacaaccgctgcctccccggcagcggcgccaaaatttgatcgctatcgtaggcgtcaaaaataattacactttcttactactcaaaatatattatgaagcaagggcaagaaaggatcgttcccacagactGGTCTTAGGTtgccaatatgtttcggtttcttatgtaaagccagggggattttctgatttttatatactaaaataaaataatagcaaaataaataaataaagcaaaatcaataagattataatattggtcaaggattggttttcattcacaaacatgtatttgatacaataactagaattgatatttaatcttaatttattaaaagtcctaggataccttgatcgcaaaatatcccgctaatttcctcttgtcatcaacaaacacattaaaatatgcgaatgtgaattctacctagaaagtaacctaaagtgtaaaatcacaattaagtttaactccctaagagcactaagttctatgaaataagactaatcaatgcaaacgaacgtgtaaaagcactaatccgttttaacaaaggttatgatccacatgtgactactaggatgtatcactacaagcaatactcacaattatgctacttgcaatcaggaattatcacttttgcgtataataaccctaatctatcaatagagatgaaaactaattcaatcgattcgcgactcgactaaacatacattcaaatcatataacaatattaaaagtgaatcataagcaacaaaatatggatacaaaactaattcattgcataaatatcatggttggaactccaacttattcttaaccaaaagagaattatctaaacatgtgagtggagttcataacaagaaggaaaagaaaacctatcatgtttctcaaaaccctagaacaaaagtagaagtaaaGATTTAGAAAATGAGACCCTTATAAACTTTTTCTCCTTACCTGATTTCTCAATTAGGTCGCACCATCTTCTGCCAAAAGCCCGCTCCTAAAACACCCATCAGCCAACCCAGGTCCAAGTCCATCTAACCAGATCACCTGTCTCACTGGATTGAGACAACTCAGTTCAACTGTCAGTCCCATGGAACTGACAGTGTACTCCTCTGTTGAAGCATTATAACCTTCACTCACACCTCCATGCCACAGCAAGAGTGATATCTTCCCTGCACATTACATCAATCCATTCAAACAAGCTCAATCCATTGCAGAAACATTGTTGTCTTCTTCCACTTGCTGCCAACCCAAATATATGCTCAACTGCATCAGTACCATCTGTAGCTTCTTGCCTgcgaacaacaacatcaacactgCTCAACTTCATACCCTGAGCTATCAGCACACAGCTCCCGTCTCATTACAACTCAAGCCACTGAAACCAGTTGCATCTATTCTTATTATCATTATCTGCAGCCCCTTGAACATCAAATTGAACCATTTCAGCTTTATCACCTGACAACCACAACCTCGAGAAGTATCCAGCAAATCACCATCGAATCATTACTGCCATCAAACCACAGTTAGTCACTGAGACACCATTGAATCTGAGTGTCTTCATCTCCATGTCCTCGCGCCATTATTCAGTAGCCAAGAATCCCATTGAAACATCACCAGCATACTCGAGCCAATTCCTTGTTCTTGCGAAAACATGCCCAAAAGCGTGACTCCGAACTCATATATCCCGCAACCAACTCTTGCATCCAACACATTCTACCTTTATGATTCACTGAAATATTATGATTCATACTTCAAATTCCGAAATCCGACAACCAGAACAAGTACACCGGCTCACCATTCTCGTCGCGTTTCTGCACAGTTTCTGCATTTCTGGTTGCAGCATCTAATTCACAGCTCTTGCCACATTGTCAATGTTGTCAGTCTTAACCCATATACACATTCCCTGGCACACGACCTTCAAACCAACAGCACCAGATGCTCTTACAGCTCCAATTCTTCCATCTCAGGCAAACTCCATTAACAACACAAAGCTTCAACTGGTGAACCATACTACCTGGAAATCTGTTGTTCTTTCTCAAATGCATTTGATGTGTCTTTATATGCATCATTGCCTCATACTTAAACCTGCCAATCCCATCACCTGCAGCTCATGGCAACACAAAACTCTTCACTTACATGCAACACACTTGAGCCAGTCTCCATCTCGAGCTGCACTTACTCATCACAACCTGCACTTCTGCAACACAGCCAAGCTACCAGCCTTGCCTTCTGCTCAtacattcaacacacaacctgtaataCCAGTCCATCAAAACCAGTGCACAATAATCATTCCCATCTGCAATCTCACATACACAACCAACAACAAACCCATTTCAGTTCTCATTCATTAGCTCATAGCAACTGCCATCTCCCTGAATTCACAAACCACATCTCATGTACTCCATATACATCCATGACTCATAAGCATCACCATTGCAGCAACACAAATCTCAGATACCACCAATCAACTTCACCTGAATTCCATGACCTGCAATGCCTCTTGCACCTCCAGTTCTTCACAGATTCTAAATCATCTCCTCCTCTCATTTGAACCTCGGATTCACCTTCAATCCACCATTTATCACCAAACCCATCTTCTTATCATTGAGATTGAGCTCAGCTTCCATCTGATTCATTCAATTTCTCATAAACCCATAGATTCAATTCAAACCCTTAATTCTtggcttcttctccttcttctcgcaTTCGATCTTCCTCTTCTCTGTCTTGAATCAGAACAAACCATCTCTTATTGCTTCCGCAGCAACCAAAATCACTCACCATCTCGTTCATCTATACCCATCTACATCTCAACAAACCAATTTCTGAGATTTGAGCTTGAAACCCTTGCATGCGTTAATCGCCATCTGTTGTTGCAGCGATCATCTTCCTTTCTTGAACAGACTCTAACAAATCCCATCGCCTCAGCTATAGCCTCTTACTCTAACCCTTCTCAAATCCCGTTTCTCTCCGCATCCGTTCATCCTATTTCACTCTTCTCTGAACTCGTAagaaaatgattgagaaatcaatTTTCTGCTGAAGTCTAAGGCCTGGTAATGAGTGGGATTCATCTAGGCACTATTACCCTGATAAGGGTTGCCAAAATTAGCAGCCTCTAAACAAATTCAGCTGATCCTCCCCTTATCCTTGGCTTTACTCCCAATAACACTTGCAACTAAATAACGTTTCTGCCCTTTTTCgcctattttttcttcttttgctctcagtgactccaaagtacctaaataactcaaaagcacacataagatacataatttacatgaaaactctcaaagaaagcataaacaatagataaatatcaaggtgttttagacacctatcgaattcccccacacttagactttgctagtcctcgagcaaatcaaacaaaacaattctaaaacatacatacaactctgtgtcgtcgaggctacggtcacacttagcatgtataacaagcctttaaacccttaggtgtccctagtggacgagttatagtctcgtgagggtttactagagatctacccacaaaacctacttttccaacttactagttatcctaaatgatagcatccaacgtgctaagaagacatagagattctgcacactagtcataagaagttagacacataaatgaacacaatttcatccttaaaagttgagagagaaataaccatcccttatcgaaagaaattcgggttcggagtgatcaaaagtctcgactctgcctcacaagaaagggttttatgaagttgctctc
This genomic stretch from Papaver somniferum cultivar HN1 chromosome 5, ASM357369v1, whole genome shotgun sequence harbors:
- the LOC113279062 gene encoding uncharacterized protein LOC113279062 encodes the protein MKVADLLNGKLWTIPEELQHYLTAARLPEVSGGSDLLVWSSDIRGKFSTSVAVEKLRLREPWIHWPTFIWKHFLHPGIASNIWKLQQKNYVDDMVTRNQGYELASKCCICGEDQNNMDHTLLHCKFTLKIWSWMGSVFEFRNPKSFDDGCKAGQHKSPLIKEIWMTAACATMKELWFQKE